The Lathyrus oleraceus cultivar Zhongwan6 chromosome 5, CAAS_Psat_ZW6_1.0, whole genome shotgun sequence genome includes the window gtatttaacataataaacagtgagcggtatctagaaacacatcactgctatccaagacacgaaaatgtcatgtgatctgacaaatccttttgtgataatacttatgtgtacaattacccttttgcccttatgtttatattgaacacaaggcatagaccgtgtcatccttgtccagttcaatattgggcccatagacatttatcctgttacgcaggatgggcaaattccatctaggtcactcatgtcccttagcatgcttcgtggagtacctatcaactgtctttatgatcatccagttacggacaatgtttgattagcaataaggcactcgactctacatctagggtccatagtggtttcaggtcgaagggtggtatacaccattatcaccatgagaataacttatgacactttgcataacattctatatagtattctcatagcgggtcaatctagtataaatattactcttaatattcatacctatgtttaagacgTGATAAATCCTTATCCATGAttcatgagatgtgatcatcagtctatatacataatagtcttaatgctttaatgttatcctacttcacaataaagctcgactacggatactttaagaatagtgtccttatgtttaatgtgatctcatgattaagtcatacttgatacattaaacggactagttattctagggactttattaaacaaacataataaagaaaaatccttttattattaataaaaaattcgatacaagtaccaaaagtattggcctttagggcttacaccaacagaagGTTGGAAACAAAGGTCATCAACCCTAAAGATCGGAAAAAGGGCCATCAGCCCTAAAGGTTGGAAAAGCTCTGACAACCATAAAGGTTGGAAAAAGATTCAATAACCACAAAGGTTGAAAAAAGAGGATCGTCAACCCTAAAGGTCAGAAACAAAGTATATCATCACCCTAATGGTGGGAGAAAGATTCAACAACCATGAAGATTGGAAGCGAGAGGAATCGTCAAACCTAAAGATTGGAAAAAGGTTATCAATCCTGAGGATTGAAAAAAGGTTCCTCAACCCTGAAGGTTGGAAAAGAGGATCATCAACCCTGAAGGTTGGAAAAAGTTACCAAGCAAACTGGGCTTTAAAAGATGCCAAGCAAGTTGGATTTTGGAAGAATCGTCATACTAACTGGTTTTAAAAGGTATCAGACAAGTTTGGAATTTGAAGATGCCAATAAAATACTGGGCTTTGATACTCCAAATTTATACACACGGCTTCATGTTATGCTcgatgaatgatatgcatgagtgaagCGACGTGATTAATACATGATGATGGTTTATGCAATAATTAAGCCAGATGCTCATATGGAGGGCGGAAGGAATTTAAGGCTAGGATAAGGTCATCCAGACATGAATCTTTGACACCTACTTCAAGCTAAACATCTGTTGTAACACCTTTGGATTATGTCTGAAACATGGAGAGAGTTTGTACCTGCGGAACCAGTAACACCCCAATTCTACCCGTCgtaaattcaattaaaaatcagaGTAAACAAATTTCAGACAAAATTGAGGCGTCACATATATCATTTCATCAACACTTAAACAAATTACACAACACGGCAATTGCGCAAGGATCCACTTAGTCCTTGTTAAATAATAAACAACACTGTATATGGATTCACCTAGTCCATATAGCAGCAATACACAAAACATCGCAACGGAAATCATTTAGATAATTAAGTTGAGTCGTACATTTACACATTCAAAAgaaaataagcaaacaaatgcCCATCACAACTATCATATACAATGATATACAAAAAGGCATTGTTActatcaaaatcatgaaaaacGTTCATTAACCCCTGAGTGTTACAATCCTAATCAGAGCAATGACGCCAAAAGTATGTTACCACTATCCTCCTCTCAACGCGGAGCACCTGCACGTTACCAATATAAAGGTAACGGCCAACAACAAAAGGGTGAGATACTCAAATCATATAATCAAGATAATGATAAGCAATATATAAGTAAATTCGGAAAGTTAGAAATATTGTTACCACATCGCACAATCCTTCACTTGAATGCTTATGTATTTAATCATAAACAAAGTCAATAATCATCCACAATATCAATGTTACATCATAGCATCTCATCACTTTAACATTTCATCAATCCATCATAAAACATTACGATTCATCGCATCATCGCAAAATATCACCGCACATCATAAACCGTCACAtaacaacaattatcacaaaatGCGGAAATAAACATAACCAACATATGTGACTCAACTATGCAAATGCTATGCGGTACCGACTCGTCGCTTTGCCATCAAGGCCAAGGCTTTATGCCCACTTCGCTTTTGCCAAAAGGCCACGTCGCTTATGCAAATGTATGTGACTCCATGATAAATGATACAATACACCAAAATCATCATCGCATCAACATAACTCATCACAATGGCCGAAGCCCACGTCGCTATTGCCATTTAGGCCACGTCGCCATTCACATGCATAAAAGCATTCACACAACATCATCTTCACCAacattcatacatatgtttatatataaaacAAATGAGAATATTCATCACAATCAATTGTTTCATCATACAATCTCTTAGGTAATTCAACCTCATGCTATGTTTATTTACATCGCACACCTACACACTATAGTTAAGTGGTATTCCTCATTAATCAAATAGGCTTCCTACTATATCAATTATTAATCACTTTTCCAAAATAATCACTTATTAAAATAAGCCCTTATAATGGCCTATAAACATCAACAACATGTAGAAAATTTTATAAGCTTCGCAACGCTTCGAACGGGGACCAAAACGgagttacggttcaaaagttatgACTTTTTGAAGTTTACAAAAGAATTCTGTTTTCAACTCAGTTGGCGCCGCGAACTCTCTTTCGCGCCGCGAATTTAGCAGGAAACATAGAAAATGCGTTTTTGACCGTTAAATaccttccggacctccgatttcgattccaTAAAAAGTCTCATTCTCAGAATTCAACGAACTACAATATTTCCAATATTACAAAGCCATTCTAACCACAATTTAACTTTTATTTCATCATTCTAAACACCATTCAATTAATTTTCAACACTTCCTAAATTCACAATTTGTGAAATTACTCATACTTTGATTCATCAGCACAATAGCATATTTTTCACAACATACATCAACCCcaaatcatcaacaacaacacaacacacaatgtTATTTATCATTCTTCTAAACCTAACCCTAACATTTTGCAAAGAATTGATACATGTTCAATAATCACAAACAATCAATACTATATCAAGAATACAAACAACATTTTTAAAGCAAGGAATCCAATCACAACATCAAAACCCAACAATATCCTCTAACAACCATTACCCACATAAAacccatcattttcataattataggaaatgataactcacacccttaccttagagatgatgattgagttactctatagtgttctagcaagcttgggttgatcaagatgatgctcttcttctccaatttcctcttcctcctccaaaccctaacttttctctcttttcttctcttttctcctccttctctctacttctttctatttctcttctttctatttctattctttgttttaattaaataaaaactaactaATGGGCTTAATTGTTACCCCTCCCTTAATTACTATATACACCACTAGGCCCAATAGCTATTATACCACAATTCTCAtaattaaactctaataatatattaacacacaataaaatattttaccgaaataattataaatcaaacattataaaaaaaataataataataataataacacttaataaaaatcggggtgttacaactctcccccacttaaatATTCTCGTCCTCGAAAATTACCTCATTCGAATAACTCGGGGTAGGAGTCGCGCATCCTGTTCTCCAATTCCCATGTCGTGCTTTCTCCGACTGCACCAATCCAAACAACCTTCACCAAATCAATTTCCTTTCCCCGTAGGGACTTCGTCTCACGACCTTCGATCCTCAAAGGCATCGTCTCAACCGTAAGGTTATCGCGCACTTGAATATCATCCATTTGAATCACATGAGACGGATCCGGAATATACTTCCTAAgttgagacacatggaacacgTCATGCAAATTCGAGAGGTTTGGCGGTAACGCCACTCTATAAGCAACTTTTTCCATTCTACTCGTAATTTGATACGGTCCAATGAAACGAGGAGTCAACTTCTTAGCTTTCAATGCTCGTCCAACACCGGTCGTAGGTGTGACTCTTAGAAACACATGATCACCCTCTTGAAATTCCAAatcctttctcctcttatcatgataactcttttgcCTACTTTGAGAAATCTTCATCTTATCCCGAATCATCTTAACCGTCTTGGTAGTTTCTCGAACAATCTCGGATCCAAGTACCACACTTTCACCAGATTCATGCCAACACAACGGAGTCCTACACCTCCgcccatacaaagcttcaaaagGCGTCATTCCAATACTTGAATGGTAACTGTTGTTgtaagtaaactccaccaacggaAGGTGAGTATCCCAtgaacctccttgttcaagaatACACGCCCTTAACAAATCTTCAAGGATTGgatagtcctctccgtttgaccatccGTCTGAGGATGATAcgccgaactcaacctcaacttggAACCTAAAGCTTCTTGCAAACTCTTCCAAAATTCtgaagtgaacctcggatctctatccgaaacaatacaAAGAGGAACACCGTGCAGCTTCACAATAACATTGGTATAAATCTCCGCCAACTTCGACACCGGATAACTTATGTTAATAGAAATAAAGTGAGCCGACTTTGTAAgcctatcaacaatcacccaaatagcaTCACATCCTCTAGATGTATTCGGTAAACCCGTCACAAATTCCATGGAAATgttatcccacttccactcaggaatttctaacggttgcatcaaccccGCAGGTTTCTGATGCTCCACCTTTGATTTCTGGCAAGTCAAGCACGCATACACGAACTGAGCTACTTCACGCTTCATTCCCGAccaccaaaataatcttttcaaatTTTGGTACATCTTAGTTGCTCCGGGATGAATACTCAAATTATTCCTATGGCTTTCTTCCAAGATCATCCTTTTTAAATCCACATCATCGGGAACACAAATCCTATCATGAAACCTCAACACACCTTGTGCATCCAATTTGAAATCCTCATTCTCAGATTGTCCGAGTCCAATGATCACGTCAACAAGTTTCATATCCAACTTCTGAGCCTCTCTAATGCTATCAAGAAAATCATTGTTAATCTTTAACATACCCAAAATCACACTTCTTGGTGTCACCTCTATCACTAAGCTCATATCTCGGAATTTCTCAATCAACTCCAACTCTTTCATCATCAAGGTCGACATATGCAAAGTCTTCCTACTTAGAGCATCGGCCACCACATTCGCTTTTCCCGGATGGTAgttcaacccaaagtcataatcctttaGCAATTCCAGCCATCTCAtttgtctcatgttcagctctttttgatcaaacaaatacttcaagCTTTTATGGTCACTAAAGACTTCAAATCTAGATCCATAAAGGTAATGTCtccaaattttcaaaacaaacaCAACCGCCGCAAGCTCCAAATCATGCGTAGGGTAGTTCTTCTCATGAATCCTCAattgtctagaagcataagcAACCACCTTACCATTCTCTTGTCCCCTCTTTGGCTTCTGACATTTAGCATTGATATGTCCTCCTTCCCCACAGTTAAAGCAAACAACATCCTTCTGCTTACAATCACGAGCCGCATGTCCCGGCATACCACAACGGAAACATCTCGTTTCACCAAGCCTACACACATTACTCTTGTGACCCGACTTTCCACACTTGAAACAGATAACATTAGCAGGAGCATCTCCCCCACTTGTTC containing:
- the LOC127079481 gene encoding uncharacterized protein LOC127079481; translation: MTPFEALYGRRCRTPLCWHESGESVVLGSEIVRETTKTVKMIRDKMKISQSRQKSYHDKRRKDLEFQEGDHVFLRVTPTTGVGRALKAKKLTPRFIGPYQITSRMEKVAYRVALPPNLSNLHDVFHVSQLRKYIPDPSHVIQMDDIQVRDNLTVETMPLRIEGRETKSLRGKEIDLVKVVWIGAVGESTTWELENRMRDSYPELFE